Sequence from the Chloroflexota bacterium genome:
CAGGCGGCGTTTTCGTTACAAAGCTAAAAGAGCGATCCTCAAAGATGGTTATCTCAGCTGGGATGATCGTCCCAGACTGAGCCGCCGTGCGCTCATTATAGTCCTTACAGAAGGCCATTATGTTGATCCCGTGTTGTCCCAAGGCCGGTCCCACCGGTGGGGCCGGGGTAGCCTTGCCGGCTGGAATCTGTAGCTTAACTATCGCCTTAACTTTCTTTGCCATTTTTCTCCTAGAGTTGCGTTCCTAAAGCCTCTCCACCTGTAGGAGATCGAGCTCAACGGGGGTCTCTCGACCAAAGAAGGAGACAAGGACGCGGAGCTTACCTTTCTCTTGGTTAACGTCATCCACTACGCCGACGAAATCGACGAAAGGACCGTCGATGATGTGTACACGC
This genomic interval carries:
- the rplK gene encoding 50S ribosomal protein L11 is translated as MAKKVKAIVKLQIPAGKATPAPPVGPALGQHGINIMAFCKDYNERTAAQSGTIIPAEITIFEDRSFSFVTKTPPAADLLRRAAGVEKGSGAPNLTKVGTVSRQKIREIAELKMRDLNANDLVAAERIIEGTARSMGIEIVEK